The nucleotide window GGCGTTTTGGGATTTCCATAAAGAAGTGTACAAGCGGCAGCCGGAAAGCCACGATGATGTGTGGATCAATGAAGACTTGCTGACGCAAATCGCAAAGGAAACAGTTCCTACTTTGGATGAGGCACGTTTTTTAGCGGATATGAAGAGTAAAGAGATTACGGGTTTCATTGGTGAAGATGAAAAGCTCGTGCAGGCCTACAATGTGCAGCTAACACCGACGATTGCTGTAAACGGTAAGGTGCTAGAAGATCCGTACGATTATGAAAAGCTGACCGAGCTCATTGAAGAGGCACTGCAATGAATTGGCGCAATTACACGTTGTACATGGCATGGTTCGTCTCCGTAACGGCCGTGCTCGGCAGTCTGTATTTTAGTGAGGTGCGTGGCTTTATTCCGTGCGAATTGTGCTGGTATCAGCGTATCATGATGTATCCGCTTGCGATTTTTCTTGGCATTGCAACAATTTACCAGGATACGAGAATTAAAAAATATGCACTGCCGCTTTCCATTATCGGCGGTAGCATTTCAATCTTTCATTATATGATGCAAAAGAT belongs to Ectobacillus sp. JY-23 and includes:
- a CDS encoding disulfide oxidoreductase — its product is MNWRNYTLYMAWFVSVTAVLGSLYFSEVRGFIPCELCWYQRIMMYPLAIFLGIATIYQDTRIKKYALPLSIIGGSISIFHYMMQKIPGFAAIKPCVQGVPCTGQYINWLGFITIPFLALVAFTLITILLLLTKCSSEKE